From Cecembia calidifontis, one genomic window encodes:
- a CDS encoding DUF819 family protein → MSLSIFILLIVYVLSPAFIIWLCRKFSFIEKLGPVIIAYAFGLILGNSNILPQMGGFLNEYILLHPKASLAEIESLLGSGQIEEKHLLAFKIHGLKDNLMSISVLLAIPLMLFSSNIKQWKNLAGKTLASLFIGLFSVISMISLGYFIFHSSGIPDFWKISGLLVGVYTGGTPNLASLKMMLDVDPNTYILTHTYDLIIGVFYLSFLVSIGKKLFNKFLPPYPKSISPSEGLLKNQEGELQTGKKIKFISRGLGYALSIVALGVSLGSLVPENMLMVVTILTITSLAILASTLKFVNRAPLTFDTGMYFILIFSIVVASMADVRSLTDFNPVLLAYISLAVFGSLLLHLLLSRIFKIDADTTMITSVSFICSPPFVPVIAGALGNKNIIISGITIGIVGYAIGNYLGFFMANFLKFF, encoded by the coding sequence ATGAGCTTATCCATATTTATTTTATTGATTGTTTATGTTCTCAGCCCAGCTTTCATAATATGGTTGTGCAGGAAGTTTTCCTTCATCGAAAAATTGGGCCCCGTCATCATAGCCTATGCTTTTGGTCTGATTTTGGGCAATTCCAACATCCTGCCCCAAATGGGAGGCTTCCTCAATGAATATATCCTGTTGCACCCCAAAGCCAGTTTAGCAGAAATTGAAAGCCTTTTAGGTAGTGGCCAAATCGAAGAAAAACATCTTTTGGCTTTTAAAATTCATGGCCTAAAAGACAACCTGATGAGTATTTCCGTGTTATTGGCTATTCCTTTGATGCTTTTCTCTTCCAACATCAAACAATGGAAGAACCTGGCCGGTAAAACCTTAGCGTCCCTATTTATCGGACTTTTCTCCGTCATTTCCATGATCAGTTTGGGCTATTTTATATTCCATTCCAGCGGTATCCCAGACTTCTGGAAAATCTCCGGTTTATTGGTTGGAGTTTACACTGGTGGTACCCCAAACTTGGCTTCTCTAAAAATGATGCTCGATGTGGATCCGAATACTTATATCCTCACACATACCTATGACCTTATCATCGGGGTTTTTTATTTAAGTTTTTTAGTATCTATTGGGAAAAAGCTATTTAATAAATTTCTACCTCCTTACCCCAAATCCATTTCCCCATCAGAGGGCCTTTTGAAAAACCAGGAGGGAGAATTACAAACTGGAAAAAAAATCAAGTTCATCTCCCGGGGATTGGGTTATGCCTTAAGTATTGTCGCTTTAGGAGTAAGTTTGGGATCATTGGTTCCTGAAAACATGCTGATGGTAGTTACCATCTTGACGATTACAAGCTTAGCTATCCTCGCTTCTACTTTAAAATTTGTAAATAGAGCCCCATTGACTTTTGATACCGGGATGTATTTCATACTGATTTTCAGTATAGTAGTAGCTTCAATGGCAGATGTCCGAAGCTTGACAGATTTCAATCCGGTGTTACTTGCCTACATCTCTTTAGCAGTTTTTGGTTCCCTCCTGTTGCACCTTTTATTGAGTAGGATTTTTAAAATAGATGCTGACACTACCATGATTACCTCCGTCTCTTTCATTTGTTCGCCTCCATTTGTTCCGGTGATAGCAGGTGCATTAGGCAATAAAAACATCATCATTTCAGGTATTACTATTGGGATTGTGGGATATGCCATAGGCAATTACCTTGGTTTTTTCATGGCAAATTTCCTGAAGTTCTTTTAG
- a CDS encoding S9 family peptidase: protein MKKILLSTSVFLLMLQLFAQSFTMEQVTSYPFPSELTASPEGDKIAWAMHEKGLRNVYVAQAPDFKPKKITDFSKDDGQEITGIQFTPDGNTLIFVRGGEHGSNWDWNVGINPSQETFMPKVEIWRASFSGSKAEMLTEGDEPVVSPDGKTLAFIKNRQVWILNLDDSKTSQLFETKGSVSYLSWSPVGNKLLFTINRGTHALVAFFDIQNQKLQYLSPSFSRDSSPKWSPDGSKVTFIRRPGGTPEPLPIFEQRHIPWEIWTADIETLEGRRRWKAPETLRGSISTTHGGANLHWASDNQLIYLSYEDGWPHLYAMDADSGPSRQLTQGQYMVEHVNLSPDRKTILFTANTGPLPDDIDRRHIGTVHIQSGELMIYTQGESIETNPVMLSGMKQIACISSTAQRPMLPTILDLNDRHFMVLGEEMLPVDFPMAHLVTPKQVIFQSPDGFNIHCQLFEKAGGPDEKPAVLFVHGGPQRQMLLGWHYGDYYSNTYAINQYLAEMGFVVLSVNFRLGIGYGYEFHKPARTYWQGAEEYIDVKAAGEYLASLPQVDPKRIGIYGGSYGGYLTALALAKDSGLFAVGVDIHGVHELSSRLEMPDGYEKAPDFEKAQRTAFYSSPLAYLDTWTSPVLFIHGDDDRNVQVSQTTDLIRRFEDRNMAFEYLMIPDDSHHWMKYANLVKVNSATAAFLKKHLNP, encoded by the coding sequence ATGAAAAAAATACTACTTTCCACCTCTGTATTTTTATTGATGCTTCAACTTTTTGCCCAAAGCTTTACCATGGAGCAGGTGACCTCTTATCCTTTTCCTTCGGAATTGACAGCATCTCCAGAGGGAGACAAAATAGCCTGGGCAATGCATGAAAAGGGATTAAGAAATGTGTATGTGGCACAGGCTCCGGATTTTAAACCCAAAAAAATAACCGATTTTTCAAAAGATGACGGACAGGAAATTACCGGAATCCAGTTTACCCCTGATGGAAATACCCTGATTTTTGTTAGGGGAGGGGAACATGGGAGTAATTGGGACTGGAATGTGGGCATCAATCCCTCCCAGGAAACATTTATGCCCAAAGTTGAAATATGGAGGGCATCTTTTTCCGGAAGCAAAGCAGAAATGTTAACAGAGGGAGACGAACCGGTTGTTTCACCTGATGGGAAGACCCTGGCATTTATCAAAAACAGACAGGTGTGGATACTCAATTTGGATGATTCCAAGACTTCCCAATTATTTGAAACAAAAGGCTCAGTCTCTTATCTCAGTTGGTCACCTGTAGGGAATAAGTTGTTGTTCACGATTAACCGGGGAACGCATGCCCTGGTGGCATTTTTTGACATTCAGAACCAAAAACTACAATACCTTTCTCCTTCATTTTCCCGGGATTCCAGTCCCAAATGGTCTCCTGATGGCTCAAAAGTAACCTTTATAAGACGGCCAGGAGGAACCCCTGAACCATTGCCTATTTTTGAGCAAAGACATATTCCCTGGGAAATCTGGACAGCGGATATAGAGACCTTGGAAGGAAGGCGGAGATGGAAGGCTCCGGAAACTTTAAGGGGATCAATTTCCACCACCCATGGAGGGGCCAATCTCCATTGGGCCTCAGACAATCAGCTGATCTACTTATCCTATGAAGATGGCTGGCCACACTTATATGCCATGGATGCTGATTCCGGGCCCTCCAGACAACTTACCCAGGGTCAGTATATGGTTGAACATGTAAATCTTAGCCCTGACAGGAAAACCATTCTTTTTACAGCCAATACCGGTCCATTGCCCGATGATATAGACAGGAGACATATAGGTACAGTCCATATTCAGTCAGGTGAACTCATGATCTACACACAAGGAGAAAGCATTGAGACCAATCCTGTCATGCTTTCAGGGATGAAGCAAATAGCTTGTATCTCTTCAACTGCCCAAAGACCTATGCTTCCAACAATCTTGGATCTGAATGATCGGCATTTTATGGTCTTAGGAGAGGAAATGTTGCCTGTTGATTTTCCAATGGCACATTTGGTAACGCCAAAGCAGGTGATTTTCCAATCTCCGGATGGATTTAACATTCATTGCCAACTGTTTGAGAAGGCTGGGGGGCCTGATGAAAAACCGGCCGTTCTGTTTGTTCACGGAGGGCCACAGAGGCAAATGTTGTTGGGATGGCATTATGGGGATTATTATTCCAATACCTACGCCATCAATCAATACCTGGCCGAAATGGGCTTTGTCGTTTTATCTGTCAATTTTCGATTAGGGATAGGTTACGGTTATGAATTCCATAAACCTGCAAGAACGTATTGGCAGGGTGCGGAGGAATATATAGATGTGAAAGCTGCTGGCGAGTACCTGGCTTCTTTGCCCCAGGTAGATCCCAAAAGAATAGGTATTTACGGAGGATCCTATGGAGGTTATTTGACAGCTTTGGCCCTTGCTAAAGACTCAGGGCTTTTTGCTGTAGGAGTGGATATACATGGTGTCCATGAACTTTCAAGCCGCTTGGAGATGCCGGATGGTTATGAAAAAGCCCCGGACTTTGAAAAAGCCCAAAGGACGGCATTTTATTCTTCCCCCTTGGCTTATCTGGATACCTGGACATCACCGGTACTGTTCATTCATGGAGATGATGACAGAAATGTACAGGTCAGCCAGACTACCGACCTTATCCGAAGGTTTGAGGATAGAAACATGGCTTTTGAATACCTTATGATACCTGATGATTCCCATCACTGGATGAAATATGCCAATTTGGTCAAAGTCAATTCCGCTACAGCAGCATTTTTAAAGAAACATTTGAATCCATGA
- a CDS encoding SusC/RagA family TonB-linked outer membrane protein, with product MKQKFTLPIFLFLLIGLALNGQAQIQVRGKVVSQEDGQPLPGVTILVQNTTIGSVTDIEGNYTINVPNENSVLTFSFIGFKAQVIPVNGRSVINVNMVTDTEQLSEVVVTAFGLTQEKKKISFAAQEVRGDEILASREQNVIDALNAKVAGVQVTRQGGSAGAGSSIVIRGIQSISGQNQPLIVVDGIPVNNSFRASIGTSAGVDYANRAIDINPNDIENITVLKGPAATSLYGIQGATGVVLITTKKGSKQKGFTVDISTNNSTDRIMNYFPQQLRYSQGDNGVFNGGTTFNHYGAPMSTLRYDESTPNVKDPRGTIVDMNHPNAGPRVPVYDNQRLFFQNGFTNDTHIAVSSSNDKSNFYLSAGNMFQQGIIPNNTFNRTSVKLSADSKLTERFKIGGSVNYVNSTSTKFGRGDNFSDAIQGLYRTPPSFDNSAGFVYPSGVQRNFRGAVDGSVPFSPDNPFWTVNKNPYNDNVNRFITFLQTDIKAAEWLNITHRLGFDFTYDARTQVWAPFSSGGAAISASGALGGRIVEDTYTDKILNSDLIITANKDVSEKVSLSFLVGHNMFSSNTMSMFMNGTNFAIPGLNNIANTQENPIFTKTDFRRMTQAVFSRGSIGYLNSIFLELSVRNEWASTLPANNRSFTYGSAGLSVAVTDLFKIESRALSFAKLRGSYAGAGNIPPAYSTETFYNIATTSTRYAPGVRFPIDGVGGVLLSPSAGNNNLRAEFTNTYEIGADLRFFENRFGLDVTYYNAVSRDQIVSVPIPASTGFTSQLINSGEIQNKGIEAVLTATVYKRGDFNWDMVFNFTRNRNFVISLPNDEPIVNNLFGARIQSRLIPGEQFGVFYGNAFLRNANGDVLINPQGFPIMDPVQRMIGNPNPDYLIGWRNNFTYKNFNLTFLWDIRKGGDVVNVTAYWMGNGSGVAEHTLDRNRVVVFRGVIENPNGDNHGQVNNIPVTLNQAAFQGVGPAMAFGRELTERWVQDGSWIRLRDVNLTYQIPSSISRKMGMSRASVGVYGRNMLLFTNYGGIDPETNLNGPNAPVGVDAFTTPNMRSYGATINVSF from the coding sequence ATGAAACAAAAATTTACGCTTCCTATTTTCCTCTTTTTGCTAATTGGCCTTGCCCTAAATGGTCAGGCTCAGATCCAAGTGAGGGGAAAGGTTGTATCTCAGGAAGATGGGCAGCCACTTCCAGGAGTGACTATTTTGGTGCAGAACACAACAATAGGTTCTGTGACGGACATTGAAGGGAATTACACTATCAATGTCCCAAATGAAAATTCGGTCCTTACTTTTTCATTTATTGGTTTTAAAGCACAGGTAATACCGGTAAATGGAAGGTCTGTCATCAACGTGAATATGGTGACGGATACAGAGCAGCTGTCGGAGGTGGTTGTCACAGCTTTCGGTTTGACGCAGGAAAAAAAGAAGATTTCTTTCGCGGCGCAAGAAGTCCGTGGAGATGAAATCCTTGCCTCACGTGAACAAAATGTAATTGATGCATTGAACGCAAAAGTTGCAGGAGTTCAGGTAACACGACAAGGTGGATCTGCTGGGGCTGGTTCTAGTATAGTGATCCGGGGTATTCAGTCTATTTCAGGCCAAAACCAACCTTTGATAGTTGTTGATGGTATACCTGTCAATAACTCTTTTAGGGCCTCGATTGGAACTTCTGCAGGTGTAGACTATGCTAACAGGGCTATTGATATCAATCCAAATGATATCGAAAACATTACAGTATTGAAAGGACCGGCTGCCACTTCTTTATATGGTATTCAAGGTGCTACAGGTGTGGTCTTGATCACCACCAAAAAAGGTTCTAAACAAAAAGGTTTTACAGTTGATATTTCTACCAATAATTCAACTGACAGGATCATGAATTATTTTCCTCAACAATTGAGATATAGCCAAGGTGATAATGGGGTTTTCAACGGAGGTACAACTTTTAATCATTATGGAGCACCAATGTCCACTTTGAGGTATGATGAATCAACTCCTAATGTGAAGGATCCCAGGGGTACCATAGTGGACATGAACCATCCCAATGCAGGGCCAAGAGTTCCGGTTTATGACAATCAGCGTTTGTTTTTTCAAAATGGCTTCACCAATGATACACACATAGCTGTATCTTCCTCCAATGATAAATCCAATTTTTATTTGTCTGCAGGAAATATGTTCCAACAGGGAATTATACCCAATAACACATTCAACCGGACTTCAGTAAAATTATCCGCTGACTCAAAGCTAACGGAGCGCTTCAAAATCGGCGGTTCAGTAAATTATGTAAACAGTACCAGCACAAAGTTTGGTAGAGGGGATAACTTTTCTGATGCCATCCAAGGACTTTACAGAACACCTCCTTCTTTTGACAATTCTGCAGGTTTTGTTTATCCAAGCGGCGTTCAAAGAAACTTTAGGGGAGCAGTAGATGGTTCTGTTCCATTTAGTCCGGATAACCCTTTTTGGACAGTAAATAAAAACCCTTACAACGATAATGTTAACCGTTTCATAACATTTTTACAAACTGATATCAAGGCGGCCGAATGGTTGAATATTACCCATAGACTAGGGTTTGATTTTACCTATGATGCTCGGACACAAGTTTGGGCACCATTTTCCTCTGGAGGCGCAGCTATATCTGCAAGTGGTGCTTTAGGAGGAAGGATTGTGGAGGACACCTACACAGATAAAATTCTCAACTCTGATTTGATTATTACAGCAAATAAAGATGTCAGTGAAAAAGTCTCTCTATCTTTCTTGGTAGGTCACAACATGTTCTCTTCCAATACCATGAGTATGTTTATGAACGGGACAAATTTTGCTATTCCAGGTTTGAACAATATTGCAAACACACAGGAAAACCCAATTTTCACAAAAACTGACTTTAGACGGATGACCCAAGCAGTATTTTCCAGAGGTTCTATTGGATACCTGAATTCCATTTTCTTGGAACTTTCTGTCAGAAATGAATGGGCATCTACTTTGCCCGCTAACAACCGGTCATTTACTTACGGAAGTGCAGGGTTAAGTGTAGCGGTAACGGATCTTTTCAAAATCGAAAGCCGCGCTTTAAGCTTCGCAAAACTTAGAGGCTCCTACGCAGGGGCGGGTAATATTCCTCCTGCCTATTCAACGGAAACCTTTTATAACATTGCTACCACCAGCACCCGATATGCACCTGGAGTTAGGTTTCCTATTGATGGAGTAGGAGGTGTTTTGTTAAGTCCATCTGCAGGAAATAATAATCTTCGAGCTGAGTTCACCAATACTTATGAGATAGGCGCAGATCTTAGGTTCTTTGAGAACCGCTTTGGATTGGATGTTACCTATTACAATGCGGTTAGCCGCGATCAGATAGTATCTGTTCCAATTCCAGCCTCCACAGGTTTTACTTCGCAGTTGATCAACTCAGGGGAAATTCAAAATAAGGGTATTGAAGCTGTTCTTACAGCAACCGTTTATAAAAGAGGTGACTTCAATTGGGATATGGTATTCAACTTCACCCGTAACCGCAATTTTGTGATTTCTTTACCAAATGATGAGCCCATTGTCAACAATCTTTTTGGAGCACGTATCCAAAGCAGATTGATTCCAGGGGAGCAGTTTGGGGTATTTTACGGAAATGCATTTTTGAGAAATGCTAATGGTGATGTACTGATCAACCCTCAAGGTTTCCCGATTATGGATCCTGTGCAGCGAATGATCGGTAATCCTAACCCTGATTACCTCATTGGATGGAGAAATAACTTTACTTATAAAAACTTCAATCTGACTTTTCTTTGGGATATCCGGAAAGGTGGTGATGTTGTCAATGTAACTGCTTACTGGATGGGTAATGGATCTGGTGTAGCAGAGCACACTTTAGATAGAAATAGAGTTGTGGTTTTCAGAGGTGTCATTGAAAATCCAAATGGAGATAATCATGGACAAGTAAATAACATACCCGTGACTTTGAATCAAGCCGCTTTCCAAGGGGTAGGACCGGCAATGGCATTTGGCAGGGAATTGACTGAGCGATGGGTTCAGGATGGATCCTGGATCAGGTTGCGTGATGTCAATTTGACATATCAGATTCCTTCAAGCATTTCCAGAAAGATGGGGATGAGCCGAGCTTCAGTTGGTGTCTATGGTAGGAATATGCTTCTATTTACCAATTATGGGGGTATTGATCCCGAGACCAACCTGAACGGTCCAAATGCTCCGGTGGGAGTGGATGCATTTACCACTCCTAATATGAGAAGTTATGGAGCTACAATCAATGTTTCTTTTTAA
- a CDS encoding DUF6544 family protein: MMEASKPARTITTNDITNLPLAVQRWLKFSGVIGKPGIETLCMEQSYKIKLKPEQVEWYEAQAYQYSTTQPPAFIWTVDMKMMPLLYAYGRDKFIHGEGEMLIKLLSLFPVAKDGPNPQINESALQRYLGELVWYPSAAILDHFTWKEIDENKAEVIMTFDQTQGSGIFEFDQEGKLIRFTAQRYMGSGPDAVKKEWIVKVLDYKEFDGITLPNRCNATWKLDSGDWTWAEFEVNHVAFNTGQ; the protein is encoded by the coding sequence ATGATGGAGGCCTCAAAACCAGCCAGAACAATAACAACAAATGATATCACAAATCTTCCCCTTGCTGTACAGCGCTGGTTGAAATTCTCCGGCGTAATTGGAAAGCCTGGAATTGAAACCCTATGTATGGAGCAATCCTACAAAATAAAACTCAAACCGGAACAAGTAGAATGGTACGAAGCCCAGGCTTACCAATATTCTACCACCCAACCTCCTGCCTTTATTTGGACTGTAGATATGAAGATGATGCCCCTGCTTTATGCTTATGGCAGGGACAAATTCATCCATGGAGAAGGAGAAATGCTGATCAAATTACTCTCTCTTTTTCCGGTAGCCAAAGACGGACCCAATCCACAGATCAATGAAAGTGCCCTTCAACGTTATTTGGGTGAACTGGTGTGGTATCCTTCTGCTGCAATATTGGATCATTTTACCTGGAAGGAAATTGACGAAAACAAAGCTGAAGTAATTATGACCTTCGATCAGACCCAAGGTTCCGGGATTTTTGAGTTTGATCAGGAGGGAAAACTAATAAGATTCACCGCTCAACGCTACATGGGAAGCGGTCCTGATGCGGTAAAAAAAGAATGGATAGTCAAAGTTCTTGACTACAAAGAATTTGATGGTATTACCCTTCCCAATCGATGTAATGCCACCTGGAAACTGGATTCCGGTGACTGGACCTGGGCCGAGTTTGAAGTAAATCATGTTGCTTTCAACACAGGCCAATAG
- a CDS encoding sodium-translocating pyrophosphatase yields MEQMFIYLVPVLGIIGLSVMSIKSAWVTRQETGDENMMELAGYVAKGAMAFLKAEWKILFYFVVIAAIILGWSGTLVENSSPIIAISFVIGAFLSAFAGYLGMNIATKANVRTTQAAKTSLKNALNVSFTGGTVMGLGVAGLAVLGMGSLFILFYNMFVVSTGGDVNGAAMETALEVLAGFSLGAESIALFARVGGGIYTKAADVGADLVGKVEAGIPEDDVRNPATIADNVGDNVGDVAGMGADLFGSYVATILASMVLGREIVSADNFGGIAPVLLPLVIAGLGLMFSIVGTFFVKITKDTDSVQNALNKGNWISILLTVAASYPVIMYMLPEGDLVLSRGGSIAFTKMGVFGAVVIGLVVGALMSMITEYYTSMGKRPVNSIIKQSSTGHATNIIGGLSVGMESTVAPIILLAAGIYGSFLVAGLYGVAIAAAGMMATTAMQLAIDAFGPIADNAGGIAEMSGLPKEVRERTDILDAVGNTTAATGKGFAIASAALTALALFAAYVGIAGIDSIDIYKADVLAGLFVGAMIPFIFSSLAIAAVGRAAMDMVNEVRRQFREIPGIMEYKAKPEYEKCVEISTKASIREMVAPGAIALLAPMIVGFAFGPEVLGGLLAGITVSGVLMGIFQNNAGGAWDNAKKSFEKGVEINGKMEYKGSDAHKASVTGDTVGDPFKDTSGPSMNILIKLTSIVALIIAPHISNGDGHAYGKLEQEKVKEITLEPTKEIVTVEELKVD; encoded by the coding sequence ATGGAACAAATGTTTATTTATTTGGTGCCCGTCTTGGGGATTATCGGCCTAAGTGTAATGTCTATCAAATCTGCTTGGGTGACCAGGCAGGAAACCGGTGATGAAAACATGATGGAGTTGGCCGGGTATGTGGCCAAAGGAGCCATGGCTTTTTTGAAAGCAGAGTGGAAAATCCTTTTCTATTTTGTGGTCATTGCCGCAATTATCCTGGGATGGTCCGGGACTTTGGTTGAAAACTCAAGCCCGATCATCGCTATTTCATTCGTAATTGGTGCTTTTCTTTCCGCGTTTGCTGGATACTTGGGGATGAACATTGCCACCAAAGCCAATGTAAGGACGACTCAAGCAGCAAAAACCAGTCTTAAAAATGCTCTTAATGTTTCTTTTACAGGTGGAACTGTGATGGGACTTGGTGTAGCAGGACTTGCTGTTTTGGGGATGGGTTCCTTGTTTATTTTATTTTATAACATGTTTGTAGTTTCCACTGGAGGTGATGTGAATGGTGCCGCCATGGAAACTGCACTTGAGGTCTTGGCAGGTTTTTCCTTAGGTGCGGAATCTATAGCCCTTTTTGCCCGTGTGGGAGGTGGTATTTATACCAAAGCAGCTGATGTGGGTGCTGACCTTGTCGGTAAAGTGGAAGCGGGAATTCCAGAAGATGATGTAAGGAACCCTGCAACAATTGCAGATAACGTAGGGGATAACGTAGGTGACGTGGCAGGTATGGGTGCTGACCTTTTCGGTTCTTATGTGGCTACTATTTTGGCCTCCATGGTATTGGGAAGAGAGATTGTATCCGCTGATAATTTTGGAGGAATAGCACCTGTCCTTTTGCCTTTGGTGATTGCAGGTTTGGGCTTGATGTTCTCCATAGTAGGTACCTTTTTTGTGAAAATTACAAAAGATACAGACAGTGTACAGAATGCGTTGAATAAAGGAAACTGGATTTCCATCCTGTTGACTGTAGCTGCTTCCTACCCTGTAATCATGTACATGTTACCTGAGGGAGATTTGGTACTTTCCAGAGGTGGATCCATTGCATTCACCAAAATGGGCGTTTTCGGGGCAGTGGTTATCGGTTTGGTTGTAGGTGCCCTGATGAGTATGATTACAGAGTATTATACTTCCATGGGTAAAAGACCTGTTAACTCCATCATTAAGCAATCTTCCACAGGTCATGCTACCAATATTATTGGTGGTCTTTCTGTAGGGATGGAATCTACCGTTGCACCAATCATTTTGTTGGCTGCAGGTATTTACGGATCATTCCTGGTCGCTGGCCTTTATGGAGTGGCTATTGCTGCGGCCGGTATGATGGCCACTACCGCAATGCAGCTGGCCATAGATGCTTTTGGTCCTATTGCGGATAATGCTGGGGGAATAGCAGAGATGTCCGGATTGCCAAAAGAAGTGAGAGAAAGAACAGATATTTTGGACGCAGTGGGTAATACCACAGCAGCCACCGGCAAAGGTTTTGCGATTGCTTCTGCTGCTTTGACCGCATTGGCCCTGTTTGCAGCGTATGTAGGGATTGCAGGTATAGATTCCATTGATATTTACAAAGCGGATGTACTTGCCGGTCTTTTTGTTGGCGCGATGATTCCGTTTATTTTCTCTTCTTTGGCCATTGCAGCTGTAGGCCGTGCAGCCATGGATATGGTCAATGAGGTGAGGAGACAGTTTAGGGAAATTCCAGGTATCATGGAATATAAAGCCAAGCCAGAGTATGAGAAATGTGTGGAAATTTCCACCAAGGCTTCCATCCGTGAAATGGTTGCTCCTGGTGCCATTGCCTTATTGGCTCCAATGATTGTAGGTTTTGCCTTTGGCCCAGAAGTATTGGGTGGCTTGTTGGCAGGTATTACCGTATCTGGTGTTTTGATGGGTATTTTTCAGAACAACGCCGGTGGAGCTTGGGACAATGCCAAGAAATCTTTCGAGAAAGGCGTGGAGATCAATGGCAAAATGGAATATAAAGGATCTGATGCCCACAAGGCTTCTGTAACGGGCGATACCGTAGGGGATCCTTTCAAAGATACCTCAGGTCCTTCCATGAACATTTTGATCAAATTAACTTCGATTGTAGCCTTGATAATTGCTCCCCATATCTCTAACGGGGATGGACATGCTTATGGCAAATTAGAGCAAGAGAAAGTAAAAGAAATTACTTTGGAACCTACCAAGGAGATTGTAACTGTCGAAGAACTCAAAGTCGATTAA
- a CDS encoding SusD/RagB family nutrient-binding outer membrane lipoprotein: MKKKIISFILLLVVFVSCDSFDEINTNPNQATDASIQVIYPGVTAAFVYGIAGESAQFTSILMQYLTGILGDQQQVNNYAFIADMSDATWNRFYTNCLNNIQTIKTKAAEQGATHYAGSAKIMEAAILGYSVDLWNDIPYSEALQLDRISQPRFDDAAGIYQRVQQLLDEGIADLNSNSTTSPSTNDLIYRANNENLWRQNSRPRWIMFANALKARYSNHLSKLDPQGSATAALAAIDAGSFNSNADHPNVVFGSEFAGPWFPFFQTTFGENNVGISQRFIDLLRDRVEPGVDDPRLVFFVRPTTAGLYVGVPNGAASRPAGNVLPGPYINRREAPTPVFNYSELKFIEAEAALRLGQNQRAAAAHNAAVLASLQRITGGTNQAYIERYGSETAATINLEKIMIEKHIDMFLQAEAWTDWRRTTPAGSPTTASGIPALVPAPSNTTQGNFPRRFIYPNREVVNNSANVPNVTNLDRIFWDR, from the coding sequence ATGAAAAAGAAAATTATATCATTTATTCTTCTGTTGGTGGTTTTTGTATCCTGTGATAGTTTTGATGAAATCAACACCAATCCAAATCAAGCTACAGATGCCTCCATACAAGTGATTTATCCAGGGGTTACAGCAGCATTTGTTTATGGTATAGCAGGTGAATCTGCCCAATTCACCAGTATCCTGATGCAGTATCTGACAGGGATATTAGGTGATCAGCAACAAGTGAATAACTATGCATTCATTGCCGATATGAGTGATGCCACTTGGAATAGATTCTATACCAACTGCCTGAATAATATTCAGACTATCAAAACAAAAGCTGCGGAACAAGGAGCAACTCACTATGCCGGTTCAGCCAAAATTATGGAAGCGGCAATTTTGGGCTATTCTGTTGATTTATGGAATGACATCCCGTATTCTGAGGCTTTGCAATTGGACAGGATTTCCCAGCCGAGATTTGATGATGCGGCAGGAATTTATCAGCGAGTGCAGCAATTGTTGGATGAGGGTATTGCAGACCTCAATTCAAACAGTACTACAAGTCCAAGTACCAATGATTTGATTTACAGAGCAAATAATGAGAACCTTTGGAGGCAAAATTCAAGACCTCGGTGGATCATGTTTGCCAATGCTCTTAAAGCAAGGTATTCAAACCACCTTTCCAAATTGGATCCTCAAGGTTCAGCCACTGCGGCTTTGGCTGCCATTGATGCAGGGTCTTTCAATTCCAATGCCGACCATCCCAATGTGGTGTTTGGTTCTGAATTTGCAGGTCCTTGGTTTCCTTTCTTCCAAACTACCTTTGGTGAAAATAACGTAGGCATCAGTCAGCGTTTTATTGATTTGTTGAGAGATAGAGTGGAACCAGGTGTTGATGATCCTCGTTTGGTTTTCTTTGTGAGACCAACTACAGCTGGACTTTATGTAGGTGTACCAAATGGGGCGGCCTCAAGACCAGCGGGTAATGTATTGCCTGGACCCTATATCAATAGAAGAGAGGCCCCCACACCGGTGTTTAATTATTCCGAACTTAAATTTATAGAAGCTGAAGCAGCATTAAGGTTAGGCCAAAACCAAAGAGCAGCTGCTGCCCATAATGCCGCAGTATTGGCTTCCCTTCAAAGAATTACGGGAGGTACCAATCAGGCATACATCGAAAGATACGGTTCAGAAACAGCAGCGACTATCAATCTTGAAAAAATAATGATCGAAAAACATATCGATATGTTCCTTCAGGCAGAAGCTTGGACGGATTGGAGAAGGACAACTCCTGCTGGATCGCCAACCACTGCCTCAGGTATTCCTGCTTTAGTTCCAGCGCCGTCAAATACAACCCAAGGTAATTTCCCAAGGAGGTTTATTTACCCCAATAGGGAAGTGGTTAATAATTCTGCCAATGTTCCTAATGTAACTAATCTGGACAGGATTTTTTGGGATAGGTAA